ATGGCAGTGTTACTCTTTCAGGATACACACGCACAGCAAGACCCTCAGTACACCCAATACATGTACAATATGAACGTGGTAAACCCTGCCTATGCGGGGTCAAAGGAGAGCCTTTCGCTCACCGCGCTTTACCGAAACCAATGGTCGGGAATGGACGAAAACCCCGTTACTTTTACCTTTTCGGCACATTCGCCAATAAGTGAGAAAATAGGTCTCGGCCTTTCGGCAATAAAAGATGAATTGGGGCCAGTAAGTGAAACCAACGTGTACGCAGACTTCTCCTATACTTTGCAATTAGGCAGTACCGTTAAACTTGCTTTGGGTCTAAAAGCCGGAGCTACATTTCACGAGGTTGGCCTAAGCAGTCTGGAACTTCAGGATCCAAACGATCCTTTCTTCTCAGAAGACATAAACAATACCTACCCAAACATTGGTGCGGGTGCTTTCCTGTATGGTGAAAAGTTTTACTTAGGGTTCTCTGTTCCAAATATGCTGAAATCGGTTCACCTAGACGAAAACGGAATCAAGTATGGTTCTGAGACAAACCACTATTTCGCAACCGCAGGATACGTGTTCCAAGTTTCAGAAAACTTTAAACTGAAGCCTTCCGTAATGGTGAAATCTGCTTTTGACGCTCCCGTATCTTATGATGGAAACCTGAATGCGCTATTTTATGACAGATTTGAACTTGGTGCATCTTACAGATTGGACGATTCCTTTAGCGGTTTGGTTGGGTTCCAAATTAACCCGAACATCCGCATAGGCTATGCTTATGACCACGTAACATCAGACCTGAAAACAGTTGGCCCAGCTTCACACGAAGTGGTGCTCACCTTTGACCTGTTCTTTAAGCCACGTGTTTTACGTTCACCAAGATTCTTCTAATAACCAAACAAATTTCATTTAAGATGAACAAGATATATACAATCCTTTTACTCATAGCGGTAAGCAGTACAATGGCTTTCGCACAAAACAGTAAAACTAAAAAGGCAGATCAATACTACGATCGCCTGCAATATACCGATGCCGCCGAAGCCTATCAAAAGCTTTTGAAAAAAGGCGAAGGCAGCACCTACGTTTTTGAACGTTTGGGAAATAGTTATTTCTTTATAAACGATACCAAAAAAGCCGAAACCTATTACAAAAGAGTAATAAAAAAGAAGGATGTTGATCCTGAAACGGTTTACAACTATGCCCAATCGCTTAAGGCGAATGGTAAGTTTGGCGAGTACAACACGTATATGAAGCAATTCGCAGCAATGAAACCGAACGATTCCAGAGCGGTAGCATTTATGAAGAATCCTGACTATCTGCCTGAAATTGTTGACGAAAATTCTCAAAAGTATGCAGCCACAAATCTTGACGCCTTGAATTCAAAATATTCAGATTTTGGCGGAATGGTCGTTGGCAACGATTTCTATTTTACTTCTGCCAGAAACACTTCCCGCAAAAAATACGGATGGAACGAGGAACCATTTTTGGATATTTACAAAGCCTCCATGGTTGGTGGGGTTGAAAAGAACGAATTGCTGTTAAATGGAGACGTAAATACAAAATACCACGAAAGCACCGTAGCGATAACGGCAGACGGCAAACGCATGTATTTTGACCGCAACGATTACTATAATGGCAAATACAAAAAAGACGAAGAAGGCATAAACCAGTTAAATATCTATTATGCCGAAAACGTGAATGGCGAGTGGAAAGACATTAAGCCTGTACCTTTTAACGATCATCAATACTCAAACAGTCATCCAGCTTTAAGTCCAGACGGAAGCACTCTTTACTTTACCAGCGATCGTCCGGGTGGAAAAGGCAAGGCAGACATTTACAAAGTGTCTATAGCAAAAGATGGTACGTTTGGAACCCCTATAAATTTAGGAGATAACATCAATACCGAAGGAAAGGAAGGCTTTCCTTTTGTGGACTCCAATGGCACACTCTACTTTAGCAGCGATGCGCATTTGGGAATGGGCGGACTGGATGTTTTTGCAGCAGAAGCCAACGGAGATTCTTTTGGTGAAGTTAAAAACCTTGGACTTGGAGTTAACAGTAGTGATGATGATTTTGCATATTATTATAGTCCATCCACAGAGGAAGGTTATGTGTCTTCCAACAGAAAAGGCGGCAAGGGAAGTGATGATATCTATAAAATAAAGAAATTGCAATCCTGCGAACTTCTAGTAATGGTTGTTGACGCCGAAACCGGGCAGGCCTTGGCCAATGCCAGATTGGATCTTTTTGATAGCAAAGAGAATAAATTAAAAAGCCAAAATACTGATGCCAATGGTAAGGGAACCTTAGCCGTTGCCTGCAACCAAGCGCACGTAGTCCAGGCTTTTATGGATGGATATGAAAGCAATGCCGAAACTATTGCTGCACAGCGCAGTGGAGAGAAAAATTTACGCATTGCCCTTCGCCCAATTGACGATATCGTAGAAGGCGATATGGTAAAGTTGAACCCAATTCTTTTCGATTTCGACAAGCATAACATCAAGCCACAAGCAGCTTTCGAGCTTGACAAATTGGTAGAATTGATGAAGAAGAATCCTGACATGGTAATTAAAGTGGAAGGCCATACCGATAATCGCGGTACTGAAGCTTATAATATGGACCTCTCTGAAAGACGTGCCAGAAGCACTGTGCAGTATGTGATTTCAAAAGGAATTGCCAAGGATCGTATCAGCGGCCAAGGATTTGGCGAAAGTCGTCCCGCAGTAGCCTGTGCCCCTAACTGTACCGAAGCACAACACCAACAGAACAGACGTTCAGAATTTATTATTGTAAAGCGATAGTTGTTTTATACATAAACTGGTAACCAACCAGAAAAAACCCCTGCTTATTTCCATTGCGGAATGTTGTGGGGGTTTTCTTTTTGAAAAATTGAAATTTGCATAATTTCAACGGATTCCTTTTTCAAAATTTGTTTATAAAGACAAATATTTCGGGACGGAACCTTAGAAAGGAAAAACCTTATCAATAGGAACTGTGAAACAGTTGATTATCTTATTGAAATTAATACTAATGGTTTTTCTTGGGTATCGCTCTATATGTTACTGGATAGTAATAAGTTTGGTGGAGGACTGTATGTTATCCTCCCAACTTCAATTAAATTTGGAAAAAAATCTTTTTTTACTATATTAGCAATTAATATTTCTTCCCTCTTAAAACTAATATTACCAATCTTAAGCCGCTCCTAAGCCGACTGCATGCCAACCCCAAGCCGATCGCATGCCGATATCATGCCGACGTTACTCCCTAGATACCTCACTGGTAACTGGTGGATAAGTCTCTACTACATCCTCACCACAGTCAAACTCTAGCGTGGGCATCCCCGTTATCTCAACACCGATAGATTAAACTGTGAGAGTGCGAGTGGGACGATCGCACTTGGAATTTTAAATACCAAGGAAACTCTGCTTTGATAACCGGCTAACTTTTCCATAAAAAAAGCTGCAAGTAAAAAATTACAAGCAGCTTTTAAAATGGATTATTTAAACCTTATTCCACTACAGAAACGTTGTCTATTTGGTACGTAGTAGTGGTTCCGTTTGATGCACCTTCATATTGGTAAGCAATATAAACTACTTGACCTGCATACGCTGAAAGATCAACATCCCCCGATGGTGTAAACTCATCACCATAACCGCCTGTGTTTCCATTGGAAATGGTTGCATTCAAGTTTGTCCAAGTTGCTGTTGTAACATCCCCTGTAAAATCAGTTGATATCTTCACTGTAAGTGCAGCGCCGTTATAAAAACCATCATTGGTTTCAAAAGTAAGGGTCGGATTAGAACCGCTAGGCAAAATAAGGCCTGGTGTAACTAACCAAACTTCATATGGGTTTTCATTTGAGTTGTAAGCTGATGTCTGCGCATACTTATTCGAATTATATTCACGTACTTCATAAAGACGTGTGCCGCCATTTACGTTTACGTTGGTCCATCCTGAGATGTTTACATTCATACCGGTACCGGCAGTTTGCCCTTCAAAGTTTTCTGAAAACGGCAATTCCAAAGCATCGCCGGGACCACCGTTGCTGCAACGCTCTCCGTCCATCTGCACATCATCTGTATCGCGGATAAACAATTGATAATCGCTGTTGAAAATGCTTAAAATAGCAGTTAGGGTACCATTGCCTTCAGGTAAAGTCATGTTTTTGAAATCCGCAAAACCACTTGTTCTTAATAAAACAGTCTGGCCATCACAGTTTTCTACGGTTCTATTTACGCCAAAAGTATTGTCTAGGTTTCCGTACGCCTCCACACCCGCTACACCCTCAGGAAACTGAACACCTTCAAACTTAACTAATGTATTCAATCTTGCAGGGTTTGATGCTTCCGCCACTCCTATAACCGTAGGAACCAATTCAACACTTTCGGTAGAACGCATGATACGGCTTTCAAAATCTTCAATCTCTATACGGCCAACCTCATCCCCATCTTGAGTACCGATAGTAGGCAAACCAGCATATTCACCAATATACAATCCATCTACGCGGAAGTAGATTTTACGGCCCGGGCCATATTTAGTGTAGAGGTCAGTTGCATTTGTAGAAATTGAAAGGCCAGCTGTTGGGTTTTCAGGTTTATCCTGAATGATAAGTTGCTTGTAATAATTACCAGACTCATCGCTGGAAACTACATAAGCTTCAATATATAGCGGCTCTGTAGAATCTGGCCCTGCTTCAACTTTTACAGGCTCAAAACCACCATACATTTCTTTAACGGCAGTAATGGTGGTGTTTACGTCAACGTTTGGTTCTTCTACATTAATCTCTGGCACGTTATAGTCATCATCCTGCACACAGGAAGTAGCAATCATTCCTAAGAAAAATAGGAAAGGTATAAGTTTGATGTTCGGTAATCTTTTCATATTTATAAAATTAATTCTTTTTTCTTATTTAAAATCTTACGTAAAGGTTAAGGTAATAGGTAGTTCCGTATCCGTACCAGTATTTTGGTCCAAATACACGGGTATCGTTTGCGGTGTCTTCAGAAAGGGTTCTGTAGTTTGCACTTCTTCCTTGTTCAAAACCACCAGTTTTGTATTTTTCGTCGAAAATATTGTTGATACTTGCAAAGAAGCCAACAAAATAATCTTTTATTTTCCAAGACTTTCCGCCCACCACGTTTACCAACATATAGTCGTCAAACTTTTCCTGCTTTAGCAATTCTCTTGCTACTGCTGGGTCGTAATCATTAAGAGGCTGTCCGTCTGTGTCCAAATAAAAATTTGATGTCCTAGTAAGTGGTGACACATCTATATATGCATTGTTAAAATAATTGGTCGTTGCGCCAAACCACCAGAAGTCTGGGTCGCGGTATTCAAAGCCTATTTGATAAGCCTGCTGGGGACCGCCAGCAACTTTATAGTTTTCCAAATATGATTTTCCAAAGCTTACAACGTTGTCAAAATCATCAGAGGTTATATAGAGGTCTGGGTTATTGTCATACGTATTCTGTCCATAAGCTGCGGCACCTTTTAGCTTAATGGTAGGGGTAACTTGCGCTTCGATACCAAATTCAGCTCCCACGTTCTTTTTATCAATATTAGTCAAAACCTCTTGTACAAATGCAGTGGTTGAATTAATTCCGGGAACTGAAATACCGTCGGCATAATAGAAGGAAATTTCAGAAGCATCCTGCATTAAAGTGTAGTAACCGGTTAAACGTGCTTTCACGATTGGCGAACGGAAAATGTAACTCCCGTCAATGCTCATGTTCTTTTCTTCAGTTAAACCAATAACAGTATTGTTGTTCTGGCGTGAGTTGGAAAAGGAATTTCTAAGTGCAGGCGCATCGGTAAAATATGCACCGTTTACTTCCAAAATGTGTCTTCCGGATATTTTATAGGTAGCTCCTGCTTTTCCGCCATAGGTAGTAAAATCCAATGCTTCACTTTTACCAAAAGAATTGTCTGGGAAGTTTCCATTGCGGTACAAGCCATTTCTTTGGTATGTGGTTTTTCCTAGTTTTCCTGCCAAGTAAAAATCTACTTTGGAATAGGTGAACTGGCCTTGCACAAAACCGTGATAGTCTGTAGCGTCAAGCTCAAAGTTGTATTTGAATTTATCTTCTTCACCAACAACGCGGTCTGGATTGTTCAAATCGCTTTGTGACTCATCGCCAAAGTTGAAGGTATCAACATCCAAATAACCATTGCCTCCCAGTAAATCTATCATATTGGCAAAGTTGCTTGAGTTAAGGTTTCTATAATTAAAAGAAGCAGTTAAGGCAATGTGGTCTGTCAACTGCGAGTTCAAAATAGTATTTGCGGAAAGTTGCTTATCATCATTTCGGTCTTCATACAGATAGTATCTTGAAGTCCCTCCGTAAAAAATATTTGTTTCATAGATATTCTGCCAGTCTATTTGGCCATCGTTCACAAAGTTTGAATAAGCTTGGTAGGCTCCTTCATAATTGGCGCCCGTTGGGTCTGCCAAAAAGTAACTTGGTAATTTCTGGTAATAAGTAGGGTCTGGGTTTGGCGCATTGTCGTAACCTAAACGGCTGTTACCGGTTTTTCCAAATTGATAGCCCACATTGGTATTAAGTTGTGTTTTTTCGGAAATATCCCAGAAGTGGTTCAACATAATAACAGGCTCTTCAATTTCCCTAATACGCGAGTTGCGAATTTCGCCATCCTGCTCACCCCAATATGCATTGTATTGTGTTCCTTTAAGGTCGTATACCTCTTGGGTGTTGGGCGAAGATTTACCTCTTCGGTTCGGTGTATAGAATGCTGTAAGGTTAAGACTGTGGGAGTCGTTCAATTTTTTTTCTACTGACGCAAAAAATGAATTGGCATCGTACAAAGTACCGTCATTAAATCCTTCTTCGCCAAAACGTCTTGACAATAGCACAGAATAGGCCCAACCGCTTGGCAACAACCCACTGTTATAGGAGCCCATAACCCTGCCACGGTAACTTCTGTTACTTGTAGCATAAGAGATGCGCCCTCCTTTTCGGTATTGCGACGCTCTCATAATAATATTGGTAGTACCTGCAAGGTGGCCAAAGTTATACTCATTTGCAGAAGTACCCATCGAAAACATTTGGTTGCGCTGGGCATCGTTAAGGCCTCCCCAGTTAGACCATTGTGGCCTTCCGTTATAAAGCTTGTTCATTTCCAAACCATTGATAAGCACTTTTCCATCTTCAGAATCATAACCTCGTGGTCTGAAAAAGGTTGCGCTAAAATCATACGAAGCAGCATTCAAGAAAACATCTCTTGATGCTTGAAGCAAGCCTGAAACATTGTAAGAAGTTCCCTCGTCTTCATCCAATTCATTGTCAGAAAGACTTATTACCCCAATTTGAGCTTCAATGGCAGATAGATCCACTTCCATCAAAATGGATTCTAAAGCTACGGGAGCATCATTTTGGATAGTTACAGGAATTCTTAAGGTAACATAGCCTGATTTTGACAATACCAAAACTTGTTCGCCCTGTGGAAGGCTTTCCTGTGAAAAAGAAAAAAATCCTTCAGCATCTGTTGTGGTACTGAAAATACTGTTTAAAATACTGACTTCTACATCTGGTATTTGTTCACTGGAGTTGGTGTCTATCACTCTTCCAGAAATAACGGTTTCTTGGGCAAACATTGTAAATCCCGAAAAGAAAACGATGAAAGTAAAAATGAATTTGTTCATTCTAAAATTTAAAGTTTGAATATTAAGATATCTTTAAAATTGGGTGCAAAAATAAATTTTTTAAATGAAATACCTACTTTTGGCCTCATTAATGAATAAAACTTTACGCAAACATAATATTTGAACATCACTATGAAATTATCCCTTTGGTTTTTTACCTTAACAGTGCTAACATTTACCGCATCCTTTGGGCAAAATGAAAAGCAATACAAAGTAAACACTATCGCCTTTTACAATGTTGAAAACCTTTTTGACTATGAGGACGATCCACTTATCTTTGACGACGACCGAACACCGCAAGGAAAAGATCATTGGACCCAGGAGATTTATGAAGCAAAATTGGCCAATATGGCTAAAGTAATTTCAGAAATCGGTGAAGATGTTACAGGAACTTCTCCCGCAATCATTGGCGTTAGCGAAATAGAAAATCGGCGCGTACTGGAAGATCTTTTAAACCAGGAACCCTTGGTAAAAAAAGATTACGGCATTGTACATTTCGACAGTCCAGACCGTCGTGGGATTGATGTTGCGCTGTTATATCAGAAAAAACTTTTTACCCCTACCAATTACAAAGCCTACGAACTTATAATCTATGACGATCAAGACCGCAGCAAACGTATTTATACCAGAGACCAATTATTGGTGAGCGGTATGCTGGACGGTGAAAAAATCCACGTTATCGTTAACCACTGGCCCTCGCGAAGTGGTGGCGAAGCACGCAGCAGACCCAAGCGTATAAAAGCTGCAGAACTTAACAAACAAATAATGGATTCCTTATTTAGTGAAGACCCTTATGCAAAAATTATTACCATGGGCGATTTAAATGATGATCCAACCAATGAAAGTGTAAAGGAGGTTTTAAAAGCCAAAAATGATCGTGAAAACATGAAAATAAAAGAGCTTTACAATCCAATGGAAGATATGTTTAAACAAGGATTGGGCACCTTGGCCTATCGGGACGGCTGGAACCTGTTTGACCAAATTATAATCTCTACTGAATTAGCAAAAAAAGATTATTCAAGCTATCGTTTTTACAAGGCGGGAATTTTCAATAAGAGCTATTTGGCTACTCCCAGGGGGCAATACAAAGGGTATCCTTTCAGAAGTTTTGTAAATGGATACACGGGTGGTTACAGCGATCACTTTCCCGTGTTTATATATCTTATTAAGGAGAAAAATTAGGAATAGATTTCTATTCATTTAAAATTAAAAAATCCTGCTGAAAATAGCTCAGCAGGATTTTTTTTAGAAATATTTTCTTTAAAACCACTCATTCCACGGAATTCTGCTTAACATTAAAACCAGTGCAATGGTATAAAATATCGCTAGAGTCTTAAATTTTCCGTTGGAAAGCAATTTCTTTTTATGCTTTGAATACCCAATGGTTATAAAAACCACAGTCAAAATCATTATCAAAGGATGTTCCACAGCATATAGCCGAGCGGTAGAATCTTTCATTACAACCCCCATTCCCGAATTAGTAATATTCTGTAAACCCAACGGAGAAACAAAATATAGCACCAAGCCTATAAGTACCTGAATATGTGTAACGATGAGCGCAAAGAGTGAAACTCTAAAGTCTTTGGCACCGTATTCTCTTTTTGAAAAAAATCCTGCCAACGCGTTGATGGTTGCAAGCAAAACAATAAGGAGCACTAAATAAGCCCAATAAGAATGAATAAATTGAATGGTTGTGTACATATATATATCTAATTTTTGAAGTGTTTCAAAGATAAGGTTTATAAATAAAAAAAATGCCCCAAAATTTTGGGGCATTTTCTCACTTTTCTACTTTTTTTTAAAAATCGTAACGGATGCTTGCATTCCAAGTTCTTCCATTTCCATAGAAATAACCGAAAGAATCCTTTTGGCTTAAATACATTTCGTTTGTGGCATTGTAACAATTTGCTCTAAGTGTAAAGTCCTGGCCACCAAAATCGAATTTATAAGTAATTCCGGCATCTAGCAAGCTGTAGGCTGGCAAACGCTCTGCTTGGTAAACTTCCCCAGCTTGAGCGGCCTTGGTTACATCATCTGCATCAACAAATCCATATAGATCTGTATAGATATTGTAATCTGCATCTACAGTTAGACCTCCAAAAATATTGTATTTAAAACCAAAACCAAAAGAGGTTTGAGGCGCATTGCCCACTTTTGTTCCTGTAAGATCCACGGTACCTTGCTCAAGCAAGGCATTGGTTTGATCATCTCTTGTTTGATAAGGCGTTTCCCCATCATATTTCCAGTTTCCAATACTACCAAAAGCTCTCAACATAAAGGCACTTGAGTAACGGTATTTTCCTTCAAATTCAAAGCCTTTGTGAACTTGGGTAATATCTGTAAAGCGCTGATAACGGTCCACTTGTTCGATAGGGTTTGAAGAATTTGGGTCTGCATCAATTGTACCCCCAGCAAGAAAACGATTACCCCAAGTAGTGTAATAACCATTCAAATCTAAACTAAAGTTACCTGCACGAAGCCTGTAGCCTACCTCAAGACCTAAAATCTCTTCGTTATCAATCTCGTTTTCTCCTTCCAAAATGTAGTTGGAGTTTCTAATATCAGAAAAAATATTGTCAAGGAAGGGTTGTCTTGAATAGTAGCCTGCATTTGCGAAGACCGTATTATTTTCAATAAAGGTATAACCCATACCTCCTTTAATGTTATACCCTAATTTATTTACTTTTTCAGATTTACCAAGACCATTAACGCCTTCTATTTCGTTTCCTTCAGCACGGCCTTCTCTTTGATAGCTTTGTGTGGAAACCGCTCCCTGTGCAAAAGCCGAGAAATTATCAGTTTTGTATTCTGCCTGACCAAAACCACCAATGTAATTGATATTTTCTGAATAGTCATAATTAAAACGTTGTCCCTCATCAGCAGAATTGAACAAAGCTGCCCAAGGATCTGCTTCAAAAGTTTCACTAATTACATAGTCACTATCTCTTGCATCACCATACCCACGGTTATCGGCATAGCCTTGTAGACCTAAAAGGTTATTCATTTGATACCAGTGGCTTCCTTTATAAAAACGGGTATCAACACCCAGATTGAACGTAAAGTTATCGCTTACAGCACTTTCTAGGTTTGTAAGAAATCCGAACCAGTTATGGTTGTTTACAGACATTCTTCTTACTACCGAACCCTGACCGAAACTTCCTATTCCGTTCTCGGCTCCTGCAATGTTGTTTTCTTCAATTTCATTGAAATCAATTTCACCATTGCTGTTTCGTGCTGCGTCAATATTACGGGAACTGCCTGCAGGACCTGTTCCGCCACCACGACCAAAAGAGGCATACGCAACGGAAGACAAATTGGTTTTATCGCTTATATTCCAATCCCAGTTTAAATTGATAATTGGCTTATGGTAGTAGTTTCTTCTAAAAGTAAATCGTTCTCCGTTATAGAAACCCGAGTTCGCATTATAACGTTTTCCATATTGATCGTAATCTTCCAATGAGTCTGAGAAGTTTTGATCGTGCCACTGTGGCGCCCCTGTCAACAAGAAGTTGAAAGAGTGCTTGTCATTCGGCACGTAACCAATACCGATAAAATAATTTTGTCCTTGACCGGCGGTACCATCAGAATATTTTCTGTGTGCTTGCCAATGGTCGAACAAAAAGGAATACGCCCATTTTCCTTTTAGACCAGAATCATAGCTTAAGGTACCTTTAAAGTAACTATCATTACCTGTCATAAAACGTGCAAAACCACCTTCTTTTCTTCCAGCGGCACGAGACACGATGTTTACCGTTCCACCAACTGACGAAATTGCCAATTTTGACGAACCCAAACCACGCTGAACCTGAACCGCATTTGCAACATCAGACATTCCAGACCAGTTGGACCAGTACATTTTTCCATCTTCCATTCCGTTGATGGGCTGCCCGTTCAAAAGAAAAGCCGTATTTGTTTGGTCAAAGCCGCGCAAAAACATTTGTGAGTCGCCAAAACCACCAGCTTGGTTTGAAACGTAGACACTCGGAGTACTTTTTACTACTTCAGGAAATTCAACGTTACCAACAGCTTTTGCTTGGATTTCAGCTGCAGAAATAGTGGAAACAGCAATAGGTGTTTGACGGTCCTTTGCCATATCTATAATTCCCTTTCCTACAATCACTACTTCTTCAAGTGCATCTGCATCTACAGTAATTTTTACGTTACCCAGAGCTGCTGTTCCGTTAACACTTTTAAAGGGAACTTTTTCAATAGTGTAACCAATATAAGAGATGGTAAGCGTACCCGTTGAAGCGGAAGTTTGCAATGTGAAATTTCCGTCAAAATCGGTAATGGCACCGTTAGTAGTACCAGTTTCAACAACATTGGCACCAGCCAAGGGGTCGTTTGATTCAGAATCGATCACCGTACCGGTAACCGTTGTTTGCGAAAAAGCGGCAAAACCGCCCAATAAAAAAACAAGAAATAAAAACTTTCTCATGAATTTGGATTTAGGTTTAAAATTTCGGCAAAAGTACAATCTTAAATAATCTCAAACTAATAAAAGTGTTTAAGAAATCTTTAAGGAAAAGACTCAAGAATAAAGTTAGGGTTTTGAACCTAAAAGCCTGATAAAATGAAAGTTAGTTAATAACAATGTTATTAACATGTTATATTATTGAAAAAATTAAAACACGATACAGTCCAATTTTTCCTTCAGCGGAAGCAGATTTGCAAAATATTGTTCGTGCAAATCTTTGGGAAGTGGTTGCGAAAATGGGGTTTCCTCTTTAAACGGATCTACTTCTTTTCCATTTTTCCAAAAACGATAACATACGTGGGGGCCGCTTGTGTTTCCGGTCATACCAATCCATCCTATTACATCGCCCTGGCTTACATGCTGGCCTACCTTAACATTACGTGCTTTCATATGGAGGTATTGTGTCTCGTAAGTACCATTATGCCTAATCTTTACATAATTACCATTTCCACCACGACGCTCAGATTTTGTTACTATACCATCTGCTGTAGCTAATATTGGGGTTCCAATGGGAGCTGCAAAATCGGTTCCGCGGTGGGGGCGCAGTTTAAAGCCGTAGTATTTTATTCTTCTATTAAGATTGTATCGAGACGATATTCTGCTGAATTTTACGGGAGCCTTTAAGAAAGCCCGTTTTAGATTATTCGCCAATTCGTCGTAATAACCAAAAACCTTACCCGTAGCATCCGTGTTGAATTTGAAGGCATAAAGTGGTTTACCATTATGCTCAAAATAAGCTGCCTTAATTTCCTTAAGGCCTGCTGGAATGGTATCATCTATAAATTTTTCTGTATAAATTACCTTAAAACGGTCTCCTGGTTGAAGCTTAAAAAAATTAATAGTCCAAGCATAGATATTGGCTAGTTGGTCTGTCATGTAAGGGCTTAAATTTTGCTCCTCCATGGTTGCGGAAAGTGAACTCGTTATTATCCCTGAGGCTTCCCTTTCCTCATATCGAACCGGCTTTTGGCTATTGTATATGGAAAGTGTATCTCTAAAATCCACAACTGCATAATCTATTTGGTTGGTTTCATAAATGAAAACGTGTGTGGTGTTTAAAGAGTCTTTTGATTTTAGAAGAAGATACGGTTTACCAACCACTATTTTACGCACGTCAAAACTATCTCGGAATTTAGTAGCTACTTCCATTATTTTTTCCTGTGGCACGCCATTGGCAAAAAGAATGTCTCCAAAAGTATCTCCTTTGCGGATTGTATCACGAACTACTTCAAAATCATTCAGGATATATCCATATTGTTCAATAATTGCCTCTTCGACAACGGGGGGTGCCTTGGCAAGGTCATTTTTTTGGTTATCACAAGCAGTGGTCAGCAGGATAAGGGTAAGGGTAGCTAATATTATTGTCTTCAATGCGGGGAATTTTCTGTATTAAGTAATTTTTATTCTGCAATTATTTTAAAAGAATGCTGCAATCCTTTGAATTCGGTTAAAGTTGCTTTTAGGGAGCCTACGGCCAGATCTGCCTTCACAAGAAGCGGTATTTTATTTTTATCATCACTAATCCAGACTGTTAAGCTCTCTTTTTCTTTGAAAACACGACCAGATTGCACATAAGGTCTAAAGATCAATGTTCTGACGCGCCCAAAATTAGTATCTAAAACTTCTTTTCCAAGGAATTTTAGCCGGAATTTATAATTTTCTTTATCAAAAAACATGTTCATTT
The Aequorivita iocasae genome window above contains:
- a CDS encoding TonB-dependent receptor: MRKFLFLVFLLGGFAAFSQTTVTGTVIDSESNDPLAGANVVETGTTNGAITDFDGNFTLQTSASTGTLTISYIGYTIEKVPFKSVNGTAALGNVKITVDADALEEVVIVGKGIIDMAKDRQTPIAVSTISAAEIQAKAVGNVEFPEVVKSTPSVYVSNQAGGFGDSQMFLRGFDQTNTAFLLNGQPINGMEDGKMYWSNWSGMSDVANAVQVQRGLGSSKLAISSVGGTVNIVSRAAGRKEGGFARFMTGNDSYFKGTLSYDSGLKGKWAYSFLFDHWQAHRKYSDGTAGQGQNYFIGIGYVPNDKHSFNFLLTGAPQWHDQNFSDSLEDYDQYGKRYNANSGFYNGERFTFRRNYYHKPIINLNWDWNISDKTNLSSVAYASFGRGGGTGPAGSSRNIDAARNSNGEIDFNEIEENNIAGAENGIGSFGQGSVVRRMSVNNHNWFGFLTNLESAVSDNFTFNLGVDTRFYKGSHWYQMNNLLGLQGYADNRGYGDARDSDYVISETFEADPWAALFNSADEGQRFNYDYSENINYIGGFGQAEYKTDNFSAFAQGAVSTQSYQREGRAEGNEIEGVNGLGKSEKVNKLGYNIKGGMGYTFIENNTVFANAGYYSRQPFLDNIFSDIRNSNYILEGENEIDNEEILGLEVGYRLRAGNFSLDLNGYYTTWGNRFLAGGTIDADPNSSNPIEQVDRYQRFTDITQVHKGFEFEGKYRYSSAFMLRAFGSIGNWKYDGETPYQTRDDQTNALLEQGTVDLTGTKVGNAPQTSFGFGFKYNIFGGLTVDADYNIYTDLYGFVDADDVTKAAQAGEVYQAERLPAYSLLDAGITYKFDFGGQDFTLRANCYNATNEMYLSQKDSFGYFYGNGRTWNASIRYDF
- a CDS encoding peptidoglycan DD-metalloendopeptidase family protein; the encoded protein is MKTIILATLTLILLTTACDNQKNDLAKAPPVVEEAIIEQYGYILNDFEVVRDTIRKGDTFGDILFANGVPQEKIMEVATKFRDSFDVRKIVVGKPYLLLKSKDSLNTTHVFIYETNQIDYAVVDFRDTLSIYNSQKPVRYEEREASGIITSSLSATMEEQNLSPYMTDQLANIYAWTINFFKLQPGDRFKVIYTEKFIDDTIPAGLKEIKAAYFEHNGKPLYAFKFNTDATGKVFGYYDELANNLKRAFLKAPVKFSRISSRYNLNRRIKYYGFKLRPHRGTDFAAPIGTPILATADGIVTKSERRGGNGNYVKIRHNGTYETQYLHMKARNVKVGQHVSQGDVIGWIGMTGNTSGPHVCYRFWKNGKEVDPFKEETPFSQPLPKDLHEQYFANLLPLKEKLDCIVF